A single window of Flavobacterium sp. 140616W15 DNA harbors:
- the pdxA gene encoding 4-hydroxythreonine-4-phosphate dehydrogenase PdxA gives MIKNAENIIVGISIGDLNGIGSEVVLKTFEDSRMLELCTPVIFANVKILSFIKKNFTSTVMLHGIDKLDQILPGKINVFNLWREGIDINLGTNDDKVGEYAIKSFVAATKALKEGIVDVLVTAPINKYNIQSETFKFPGHTDYLDQELEGNALMMMVQDNLRVGLLTDHIPLSEVASHLTEELIERKIQTIKESLIRDFSINKPKIAVLGLNPHCGDGGVIGKEDDAILKPALKKIFDKGTLVFGPFPADGFFGSSQYEKYDAIVATYHDQGLIPFKTLSFGKGVNYTAGLSKVRTSPDHGTAYDIAGKDIADYNSFKEAVYLAIDIFRSRNQYEEISKKPLKIKEKQL, from the coding sequence ATGATAAAAAATGCAGAAAATATAATCGTCGGAATTTCAATAGGAGATTTAAACGGTATTGGAAGCGAAGTTGTTCTTAAAACATTCGAAGATTCTCGAATGCTAGAACTATGTACCCCAGTTATTTTTGCAAATGTAAAAATACTGTCGTTTATAAAAAAGAATTTCACATCAACGGTAATGTTGCATGGAATTGATAAGTTAGATCAGATTTTACCAGGAAAAATTAATGTTTTTAATCTTTGGAGAGAAGGGATTGATATTAATCTGGGGACTAATGATGATAAAGTAGGGGAATATGCAATAAAATCTTTTGTAGCTGCAACAAAGGCTTTAAAAGAAGGAATTGTAGATGTTTTGGTAACTGCGCCTATTAATAAGTATAATATCCAATCAGAAACATTTAAATTTCCGGGACATACTGATTATTTGGATCAAGAATTGGAAGGTAATGCTTTAATGATGATGGTTCAAGATAATTTAAGAGTAGGTTTACTAACAGATCATATTCCGTTAAGCGAAGTAGCGTCGCATCTTACTGAAGAATTGATCGAGAGAAAAATTCAAACGATTAAAGAATCATTAATTCGTGATTTTAGTATCAATAAGCCTAAAATTGCAGTTTTAGGACTGAATCCGCATTGTGGAGATGGTGGCGTAATTGGTAAAGAAGATGATGCGATTTTAAAACCAGCACTAAAGAAAATATTTGATAAAGGAACATTAGTTTTTGGGCCTTTTCCTGCAGATGGTTTTTTTGGAAGTAGTCAGTATGAAAAATATGATGCTATTGTAGCAACTTATCACGATCAAGGATTGATACCTTTTAAAACATTGTCGTTTGGTAAAGGAGTTAATTATACTGCGGGTTTAAGTAAGGTAAGAACTTCGCCAGATCACGGTACAGCATATGATATTGCAGGAAAAGATATTGCAGATTACAATTCATTTAAAGAGGCTGTTTATTTAGCAATAGACATATTTCGCTCACGTAATCAATATGAGGAGATTAGTAAAAAACCTCTTAAAATAAAAGAAAAACAGTTATAA